The nucleotide sequence AAGAACCACCCTGGTTGTTAAAAGCGTCAACGATTTCTGCAGACAACTTATCAGCCATAGTTTTTCCACCTCTCTTACGAGAGTACAGAATAAGGTTCTTCATAGAAACGGATTCTTTACGATCGGGGCGGATTTCAGTAGGTACCTGGAAAGTTGCACCACCTACACGGCGGGATTTCACTTCGACTTGAGGAGTAATATTGTCGAGTGCGGCTTTCCAAATTTCGAGAGCAGACTTCTCTTCGTTAGGCAATTTTTTCTTAACGATTTCCAGTGCGGAATAGAAAATTTCGAAGGCAGTATTTTTCTTGCCATCATACATTAAATGGTTAACGAATCTCGTAACCTTAACATCACCGAAAACAGGATCCGGAAGGATCTGTCTTTTCTTTGGTTTTGCTTTTCTCATTTGTTTTCAAAAATTTTGTTCTTGTTCTTGGTTGCCTTAATTTTGTCTTCAACAGTTCCGCCGAACCATTTACTCAACCTGTAGCCTATCCAAATAAACTCAAACCAGCTTTAATACTAAAATTTAAATTCTCAGTTTGAAGGGATGTAATAATTACTTCTTCTTTCCTTTAACAGGTGCTACGGGTGCTCCCTTTACTCCTGGTTTCGGACGTTTAGCTCCGTATTTTGAA is from uncultured Macellibacteroides sp. and encodes:
- the rpsG gene encoding 30S ribosomal protein S7 gives rise to the protein MRKAKPKKRQILPDPVFGDVKVTRFVNHLMYDGKKNTAFEIFYSALEIVKKKLPNEEKSALEIWKAALDNITPQVEVKSRRVGGATFQVPTEIRPDRKESVSMKNLILYSRKRGGKTMADKLSAEIVDAFNNQGGSFKRKEDMHRMAEANRAFAHFRF